A window of Oryza glaberrima chromosome 2, OglaRS2, whole genome shotgun sequence genomic DNA:
GGCTGTGACGGCAGGTTCCCAGACCCGAAGCCAGTGCGTTCAGCCGGAGCAGCGGCTGCTACACCAACACCGCAttctccgccgcgcgctcctcgccgccgcccagatgctgctgctgcgcctgcgTCGCCGCTAGGCTCACCGTCAGCTTCTCCTTGATCGCACCCATCAATAAAAATGTGGACATCATTATTGATTGCTAGGAGCACTATGTGCTTGCAGATGGCGAATGACACGACGGCACCGGCGAAGCCTGCCGAGGCCGGGCCGCAGCTGAAGCTGCTGGTGGACAAGCGCTCGCGTAGGCGCGCAAGGACGCGGTGGACTTCCTCATCGGCCTCCTCCGCGTTCGTCTCGTTTgtcgaggccgacgccgacgtctcGCTGGAGGAGTTCGGTGACTCGTTGTGCCCGCCGATCCCTTGCACCGGCGAACTCTTGACCCTGCCGGATAGCAACTTCGCCGTCGTCACCGACCGGCCACTACTCTACGTGCAGGTACGTACGTCGTCATAAAACTTGAATAAACTTTGCAAATTTTGCACCATTTGTATTGTACGTGATTTACGTATACATGATGCCATGCATGTAAGTGACAAGGCTGAGGTGTGGCGGCTTCATGTTGCATCATAGGTGACGAGACTGAGGTGTGGCGGCTTCGTGTTCAGCACCCAGATTTGCCACAACCTCGTCGACGCGGCGGGGATCACGCAGTTCTTGCAGGCCGTCGGTGAGCTCGCGGAAGGCGCGGAGCGTCCGGCCGGTGTGAGCGAGGGAGCCCCTCGACGCGCGCCACCCGCCGCGTCCGGCGTACGACCACCCCGAGTACGAGCTGACGTCCGACGAGGCCAGCGACAAGCTCCATCCAGGCGACGAGCTCGTGCACTGCAGGTTCCTCTTCGGCCCTGATGATGTCGCCACGTTGCGCGACCAGCTCCCCACGCGCCTCGGCCCCGGTGCTCATGTTTCCTTCTCCTCGAGTCCCCGGGCCCAGACCGCCGCTTTCCGCCGCCTacagccgccgacgccgcccttccgcctgctccggccgcgcgtcgccgcccgctgccgctcgcccgccgctgcAGCCGCGCTCTCCCACTGACCGCCGCCCCTCTACCTGCTCCAGCCGCGCTCGCCTGCTACttgctgcggcggcgtcggcaaccGCTGGCTCCGGGTCTGGGAACCTGCCGTCGCCACCGCGGCCGTGCTCGTCGCCTCCACGGAGGAGAACCCCATCACGCCGCTCCGCCTGTGTCTGCCGCGCTTGCTGAAGAGAGAATCAAAGAAGAGAGtacagaaggagaagaaaagaaaagggaaaaaaagtgcagctgacatgtgggccccacgtaattttttatatttttttctgactaggatgccacgtcagcaaaaccagacaaaaatactgccaagggaccttcggtgaatggtttgagagagtttaGGAGTACACATTTATGGTTTtctagttaagggaccttagaaaatctcgctgttcagttgagggacctccggtgaccTTATTCCGCCACTTTTGGATGCCCGTATGTGGGCCTCACAACCTCAGCTCAAAGGCCCAAGAGCCATTTAGTTTACCTCCGATTGGGCTGAATCTGTAAGCCTAACCAAACAAAATCAATCGTACTAAAACTTCCGAGGTTCTGTTTACGGAGAAACACAGCTGACTGGTAATCAGTTTCTGGAAATTTAGAAAATTTGGGTTTTAAATTTTTagctttagtttattttctgtatTCTATAACTACATATTTTTAGACTCTGAAGAAAATATAGACTGTTTGAAAAATGAGAGATTTTAGCAGATACAGCAGCTAAAAGTTTAGCTCCCTGAAGCTTCATCGGCCACTGCAATCTTGAGAACTGAAAGCATCGGCGATTGCATCCGCGTGGAGGTTTTGACTTGTGCTTTCCCTTCCCGAGTCAACAATTTTATAAGATCAGTCACTGGCATCAAGGAGCTGGGATTAAGGGGAGTTAAACACAAGCAAAGGTGATCTACGCTGTCCTGTTCCTGATTAAAACCACGGTGATGATCTGTTTCATGCTTCCTTCACGTGTACTCGCACGCCTCCCCAAGCTCTCGCTCCATCGATCGGCCATCACGAGGCACTGGCTTTCAATTGATCATGTCTTGATCACTCGCGATCAGTACAAGTACGAGTTCTTGCAAATTATACAAGGACGTATGCGTCGGATTCCTTGGGTTTCCCACAGCAAAAACAACTAGTTTCGGACTTTGTAGAACACCTGCAAGGGCTAGTGTGATGAAGCATATATATGAAGTTGTAAAAAAGTTCAGCACGAGTTATGTACTGCAGCAGTGCAGCTGATGGTGTTTCAGTACATTATTGGAGATTCAGATATCAGCATGGTGTACTGGAGTACTACAAGGACCAAATGAGTCGTGTATTCCCAAATCCCAACTCATGACTGTCAGTGTAGATAATTTCATACTTCCTACCTACTAACAAGATAATCTAGATATTATTCAATACATGTATAATACTACGAGAGTTCAATTAAATTATGCCTGATGCTTAGCTAGCTAACTAGCTAGATATATCTAATAGGACTAAACTAAATAAACTACAGTTGCGCCTAATCTAGCTATAGCTACCTATTGCATATTAACGCTGAAGATCTGAACTAGTACTATAAAGTTCAGAAAATATGGGGGTGATGGATCGACCATATTCTTACAGTCCTCTAGGAGTCTACTAGCAGGTAAGACTTTTCATAGTTAGTTAACTATGCATAACAAATTAAATTGCAACTGCATGTCTTTAAATATTAGCTAACTTGGATTGGGGCTAATCagattcaaagtttggatccagCTCCTCAAGTATTATCTCCGAATGAAGGcagatatatttatttgtatttttaaCTCCCTCGATCAGTGTCATGATCAGAGGGCGCGGGAGCATCTTAGTGTGAGCTCACTAattaatcttgttttggtgaaGTGATTAATTAACAAATCTATGGACGATGATATAAGCATATTTGGACGGACCTGTAACTAACCCTAAGATAATCCCGTGATTAGCTGCTATGGCGTCTTGTTGGAAGGATAAGCATGCAGGTCAGGTGGCAGTGTGAAAATAGTTTCAGTTTGCATTCATATCCTTCTGCGCCAATAGCTGCCGGAAATAGCAATGGTTGTCTCTGTATTTTTTTGTACGCTAGCACAAAGAAACATTACTATTctactaattaaaaaattaagatgCTTGCATGTGAAGGCTTGATCAGCTTAAAGCAACTATCAGCTACACGTATGCTGAAATTTCAAGATCAGA
This region includes:
- the LOC127762636 gene encoding LOW QUALITY PROTEIN: benzyl alcohol O-benzoyltransferase-like (The sequence of the model RefSeq protein was modified relative to this genomic sequence to represent the inferred CDS: inserted 2 bases in 1 codon; substituted 1 base at 1 genomic stop codon), translating into MANDTTAPAKPAEAGPQLKLLVDKRSRRRARTRWTSSSASSAFVSFVEADADVSLEEFGDSLCPPIPCTGELLTLPDSNFAVVTDRPLLYVQVTRLRCGGFVFSTQICHNLVDAAGITQFLQAVGELAEGAEXVRPVXAREPLDARHPPRPAYDHPEYELTSDEASDKLHPGDELVHCRFLFGPDDVATLRDQLPTRLGPGAHPRSPATCCGGVGNRWLRVWEPAVATAAVLVASTEENPITPLRLCLPRLLKRESKKRYKYEFLQIIQGPVQLMVFQYIIGDSDISMVYWSTTRTK